The region taccgatttccacaagaaaaaattcaataacaaatgatgtaatattgctcaaaaataataattatacttGATCACCATAttttatcttttgatttttatggATCTGAAACGAAACTGTGAAAACAATGAGGAAGTTAGAAAACATTTCTCTAACGATATAGGtggttttttgagaaaatcatattttcgtattttattCTACCCTCCTCATAAATTTTCAGGTCTAAATGAGTTTTTCGTACATTCACTGAAATGAAAgctaatgatttcaaattattttcgaattttagttaTCTTAATGGTTTAGgtcatttcaaaattgcattaaaaattaCTCATTCTTAATGTTACTTGAAGTGAGGTTTTTGACGAATCTCTACctgaattttgttttaaatagTTGCCCTCTTCATAGAAGCctcatttttatatatgatCCGAGTGAGAAGGTACTCCTATCTCCtatcgttgaattttttttttgagtttgtgaATCAATCTGACATAGACATCATGGAAGATTTTAAAGATCTAACAGAAAGTTTTATTCAAGACATGATTGTGAATTGTGGCTCTCATATTCCAATTTCTTATGTATATAGTtatataaaatcgaaaaagagtgatatttcttttcaaaattattatttaaaagaGTTGATTAAGAAGAGGACAAGAACAAGATTTTCCTACAAGGATTACGGAATTATATTCTGCTTGCTGTGTAATGGAGCACAACCTTTTTCAACATGTGAATTAGACGACGAAATAACAATTTATGAGAGAGTTCTACAGATCAATGGTAAGTTTATTCATGCCTTTAcattatgaaaatgaaaaatattataagaatttttactacttcttattatttattaatttttaaaatatgccggaattttgaatatatgtagTACTACATTGATactgaattcaatattattcatcgTAAAATCCTCTTGCTCAGAATTTATAGATGTGAagtgaatcattattcaaattgtttCTAAAAAGAAATGAACCTTATTCAAAATCAGTCAAAAGACATACCTAAATTGATCGTTTTTTGATACCacctaaaaaaggaaaatacatATAAACATTTTCAATGTTTAACCTACTGTGTGAGTATAgattttctaattcttttctcattttgtttcagatgtatatttgattgaactattcaaatgtttcattaatCCTCAAGACGTTCCATGTGAGAAgtctctgaaattaattttaaataatttcgttGATGATGAAGATTCCTTTTTGCGTCGACACACACCCTTGCACATGGCAGCCACATTGCCAAATGCGAACGTAACAATCACTCTTTTGAACAAGAAATTATGTTGTGAGGAGAAAACCACAAACGAGGAAACACCGATATTCTTTGCTGTGAAAAACAACCAGATGGAACAAGTGAAAACCCTTCTGAAATACGGAGCCAACCTCAGAGCGAGGGACATAAACAGCAATACAGTACTTCATGCATTATGTTCTGAAGAAGGAGAGATTAATATCGAActgttagaatttttattaaatgtcGGTTGTGACCCGAATTCATTTGGCAAAAATTCGTGTACCCCTTTACAGATGCTTGCTGAAAATGGAAGAATAAATAATGCATTGGAGTGTGCAGAATTACTGATCAGAAGAGGAGCTGATGTCAATTTGCAAAACCTTCACGGCGACACAGTTCTGCATACATTATCCTACTCTTGTGACGAATCCCAGTTCATTCTCTTTCTCGAATTACTGTTGAAGAGTAAAGCTGACACGAATATAGTCAATCATGACAACAAAACATTTTTGGATGAATTATTATTGGACTGCTGCCATTCTAGACGACATACTATTTTGAAACATCTGATTTTGTTAGATatcaatggaaaatatcaattctgtGTTAATCCAATTCATTGTGATTCGTTGGATGTCGATTTCCAGAAAAGGAGTAGAAAAGAATTGCTTCATTTACGGTCCCGCAAAATAGCTCAATTGCAATCACAACCGGAATATTCTCTGGTGAGAATACTAAGTTCGACTGTAAGGGAAGTGTCCAGATTGTGTTGGAATCAAACATTGATAACTGTTCAATTCATTTACAATAATTACGagaattcatttttatcatGAAATGGCAATAGTGGCAACATTGCATTTACGAGCAGGTGCTACGCCAGCTCTCAAAGGGCTTAACCCAAGAAAAAGTAGGTCACGTAAGCAGTTACGATTTCACGCTCGCCCACCACACATGTAAagtttatattattatacagtTCAAAGTTCAAACCTAGTATCATTTCAATCCCTAACAAAGGGTGGTCCTTCAAGCAAACCACGTAACAAATTGGTCCTAATCGAACCGGATTAAGTGCCAGAAATTCATAATCGACAGTTCAGTTCTCGTAAACATAAAGAAAGTGTAACTGCTAATCTCGAACAGTTTGTGAAAATTCTCGTTACAAAGTCTCAATCAGTGAATCAAGCAGAAATCAACAGTTCATCTACACGAATCATGTAGAAATCAACAGTTCATCCACACGAATCCAGCAGGAATCAGCATTTCATCTACACACGAAAAGTGACGCCAGTCAGAAGATAACGCAACAGCCATCTTGAATCAAACAAAGCAGGGTTTGAAGAACAACGTTTCAAGTCGTCAAAAAAGTGAGTCTGTCCATATTATCCATCCAATCCTCTTCCTGAAAGGCATTTCTCGATTTGATATTTC is a window of Harmonia axyridis chromosome 2, icHarAxyr1.1, whole genome shotgun sequence DNA encoding:
- the LOC123673278 gene encoding putative ankyrin repeat protein RF_0381 yields the protein MEDFKDLTESFIQDMIVNCGSHIPISYVYSYIKSKKSDISFQNYYLKELIKKRTRTRFSYKDYGIIFCLLCNGAQPFSTCELDDEITIYERVLQINDVYLIELFKCFINPQDVPCEKSLKLILNNFVDDEDSFLRRHTPLHMAATLPNANVTITLLNKKLCCEEKTTNEETPIFFAVKNNQMEQVKTLLKYGANLRARDINSNTVLHALCSEEGEINIELLEFLLNVGCDPNSFGKNSCTPLQMLAENGRINNALECAELLIRRGADVNLQNLHGDTVLHTLSYSCDESQFILFLELLLKSKADTNIVNHDNKTFLDELLLDCCHSRRHTILKHLILLDINGKYQFCVNPIHCDSLDVDFQKRSRKELLHLRSRKIAQLQSQPEYSLVRILSSTVREVSRLCWNQTLITVQFIYNNYENSFLS